One region of Eretmochelys imbricata isolate rEreImb1 chromosome 2, rEreImb1.hap1, whole genome shotgun sequence genomic DNA includes:
- the CLDN12 gene encoding claudin-12: MGCRDVHAATVLAFLSGTASVAGLFAAVLLPNWRLMRLHTFNKNEKNLTVYTGLWIKCARFDGSRDCVIYDTEWYTAVDQLDLRVLQFAIPCSMLTAVSALLLCLIGMCNTAFVSNVPNIKLAKCLVNSPGCHLVAGLLFLLACAICLTPSIWVIFYNNYLNKKYEPVFTFDISVYITIASAGGLFFTSVLLFIWYCACKTLPSPFWQPLYSHASSMHSYASQPYSARSRLSAIEIDIPVVTHAS; encoded by the coding sequence ATGGGCTGCCGGGATGTTCATGCAGCGACAGTACTGGCCTTCCTCAGTGGAACAGCCTCGGTAGCCGGACTTTTTGCTGCAGTTTTACTTCCTAACTGGAGACTGATGAGACTGCACACattcaacaaaaatgaaaagaatcTGACAGTTTATACTGGACTCTGGATTAAGTGTGCGCGCTTTGATGGAAGCAGAGACTGTGTGATATATGACACAGAGTGGTACACAGCAGTCGATCAGCTGGATTTACGGGTTCTCCAATTTGCGATCCCCTGTAGTATGCTAACTGCTGTCTCCGCTCTGCTGCTCTGTTTGATCGGCATGTGTAACACGGCCTTTGTGTCAAATGTACCAAACATCAAACTTGCTAAATGTCTTGTAAATAGTCCAGGCTGCCACCTTGTGGCTGGTCTGTTGTTTCTACTTGCATGTGCCATTTGTCTCACACCATCAATCTGGGTAATTTTTTATAACAACTACCTGAACAAAAAATATGAGCCAGTTTTTACCTTTGATATTTCAGTGTATATTACCATTGCCAGTGCAGGAGGCCTGTTTTTCACTTCAGTTCTGTTATTTATCTGGTATTGTGCATGCAAAACCTTACCGTCCCCATTCTGGCAGCCTCTCTATTCCCATGCCTCCAGCATGCACAGCTATGCCTCCCAGCCCTATTCTGCACGATCTCGGCTCTCTGCTATTGAAATTGACATTCCTGTTGTAACACACGCttcttaa